The following are encoded in a window of Geobacter metallireducens GS-15 genomic DNA:
- a CDS encoding response regulator transcription factor, translated as MERETILIIDEAGFSRVCSAILEAEGYRAETIPHESLESRTVCNDGVGLVIASYPYGSCFFEDICRFSLPIIVLTDHISKDLLSALEGFENSICMIKPLDYKKFTSVVRQMMTGTYAGQGGYSIV; from the coding sequence ATGGAACGAGAAACGATTTTAATAATTGACGAGGCCGGCTTCTCTCGGGTCTGTTCCGCAATTCTTGAGGCAGAGGGGTATCGTGCGGAAACTATCCCCCACGAAAGCCTCGAGTCGCGAACGGTGTGCAATGATGGCGTGGGGTTAGTAATAGCGAGTTACCCTTACGGATCATGTTTCTTTGAGGATATCTGCCGGTTCAGTCTCCCAATTATTGTCCTGACGGATCATATCAGCAAGGATCTCCTCTCTGCGCTCGAGGGATTTGAAAATTCCATCTGCATGATCAAACCTCTTGATTACAAAAAGTTTACATCTGTCGTACGACAAATGATGACCGGTACTTATGCTGGTCAGGGAGGATACAGCATTGTTTAA
- a CDS encoding sigma-54-dependent transcriptional regulator — MQGKAHGKVLIVDDEPNALKVLAAILREEGYSVFKAGDAAEAEQALSKEDIDTVITDMKMPGKDGIQLMDFMAEHYPDIPIIFLTAYGSVDSAVHAITRGAFYYFIKPPDYVKLKGILARAVEQRSLKRELETLRKRVSGGTPARIVGATPEMLRIFETVEAVKDSMSSVLICGETGTGKELIARSLHYGSVRRDKPFVAVNCAAMPRELIESELFGYEKGAFSGAFSRRIGRFEEAAEGTIFLDEIGELEMPLQAKLLRVLQEKEIERLGSNKKIKVNFRLISSTNRNIPSEITAGNFREDLFYRLNVVQVQVPPLRDRREDIPLLAAELVREYGAREGKVLRFDDEVMQVFLNYDWPGNIRQLGNIIERAVVLAKKDRITTKELPEELKPYVVRVESRQQVRTLRELEEAAILAALEESGGNKSHAAKMLGISRKALYKRLGEMEVF, encoded by the coding sequence ATGCAGGGTAAAGCGCACGGGAAGGTGCTCATTGTCGATGATGAGCCGAATGCCCTGAAGGTGCTCGCTGCAATCCTGCGGGAGGAAGGTTATTCTGTATTCAAGGCCGGCGATGCCGCCGAGGCGGAGCAAGCCTTGAGTAAAGAGGATATAGACACTGTCATTACCGACATGAAGATGCCTGGCAAGGACGGCATACAGTTGATGGATTTTATGGCGGAGCACTATCCCGATATACCGATTATTTTCCTGACGGCGTATGGTTCCGTGGATTCAGCCGTGCATGCCATCACCCGCGGAGCATTCTATTATTTCATCAAACCCCCTGATTACGTTAAGCTCAAGGGAATCCTGGCTCGGGCAGTGGAACAACGCAGCCTTAAGCGCGAACTGGAAACTCTGCGCAAGAGGGTCTCTGGCGGAACGCCGGCACGCATTGTTGGCGCCACTCCGGAAATGCTCCGTATCTTTGAAACTGTCGAGGCCGTCAAGGATTCCATGAGCAGCGTGCTCATCTGTGGCGAGACCGGAACCGGCAAGGAACTCATTGCCCGCTCCCTTCACTACGGAAGCGTGCGAAGGGATAAACCGTTCGTTGCGGTAAATTGCGCGGCCATGCCTCGCGAGCTGATTGAGTCGGAACTCTTCGGGTACGAGAAGGGGGCTTTCAGCGGGGCTTTCTCCCGTCGCATCGGCCGATTTGAAGAAGCGGCGGAAGGAACGATCTTTCTCGATGAGATCGGTGAACTGGAAATGCCGCTTCAGGCAAAATTGCTCAGAGTCCTTCAGGAAAAGGAAATAGAACGACTTGGCAGCAACAAGAAGATCAAGGTCAATTTCCGGCTAATCTCATCTACAAACAGGAATATACCCTCGGAGATAACCGCCGGGAACTTTCGGGAGGACCTCTTCTATCGGCTCAACGTGGTTCAGGTGCAGGTGCCTCCCCTTCGCGACCGCCGGGAAGACATTCCTCTCCTTGCCGCCGAACTTGTCAGGGAGTACGGCGCACGAGAAGGAAAGGTGCTCCGTTTCGACGACGAAGTAATGCAGGTCTTTCTGAACTATGACTGGCCCGGAAATATACGCCAGTTGGGCAACATTATTGAACGCGCCGTAGTTCTTGCGAAGAAGGACCGAATCACAACCAAGGAGCTTCCCGAAGAGCTGAAGCCCTATGTGGTGCGGGTTGAAAGCCGTCAGCAGGTGCGTACCCTTCGTGAACTCGAAGAGGCGGCAATACTGGCGGCATTGGAAGAGAGCGGTGGGAATAAGTCGCATGCGGCCAAAATGCTGGGAATTTCTCGAAAGGCTCTCTACAAGCGACTTGGTGAAATGGAGGTTTTTTGA
- a CDS encoding two-component system sensor histidine kinase NtrB produces the protein MVFYSFDVAPNLTLSSCDEAAEQIIGTPAALLAGKPYYEVFPRVLYQDRDAVAEVVQSGIPLLLRDYSVICILGRTLADIRLEPVLNQESAVGAVRVSVCASETCSRALELKGASTLIDIGKVSATLAHGVRNPLNAIKGAVVYLKHRYGSDETFVEFADIIDEEIAKLDGFITKFLSTSLLEMEKSRSDLHVLLEKVLKITSLQAQERDIRFVCDYGDVPFLEFDAFHLESAILNIVNNAIEAMGSGGTITFRTRLDTMADRRQVTLDISDSGPGIPEGAFHNLLLPPRGNTRDKGRGFGLFISREIIQYHGGSLEIINSKGNGATVRLSLPVESSHGETHAG, from the coding sequence ATGGTTTTTTATTCATTCGACGTAGCACCGAATCTAACTCTTTCCTCCTGTGACGAGGCTGCGGAACAAATAATCGGAACTCCTGCAGCCCTTCTCGCCGGAAAGCCTTATTATGAAGTGTTCCCGCGAGTATTGTATCAGGACCGCGATGCGGTGGCGGAGGTCGTCCAAAGCGGCATTCCTCTATTGCTGCGAGATTATTCGGTTATTTGTATTTTGGGAAGGACTTTGGCTGATATACGTTTAGAGCCCGTCCTGAATCAGGAGAGCGCTGTGGGGGCGGTTCGGGTTTCCGTGTGCGCTTCCGAAACCTGTTCAAGAGCCTTGGAGTTGAAAGGGGCCAGTACGCTTATCGATATTGGCAAGGTGTCCGCCACTCTTGCCCATGGCGTTCGAAATCCGCTCAACGCGATAAAGGGGGCAGTAGTATATCTCAAGCACCGCTATGGCTCCGATGAAACATTTGTGGAATTTGCGGACATCATCGACGAGGAGATTGCAAAGCTCGATGGATTCATAACCAAGTTCCTCAGTACGTCGCTCCTGGAGATGGAAAAATCGCGCAGCGACCTCCATGTGCTTCTTGAAAAAGTATTGAAGATTACATCGCTTCAGGCACAGGAACGCGATATCCGGTTTGTCTGCGATTACGGGGATGTTCCGTTCCTCGAGTTTGATGCTTTCCATCTGGAGAGTGCAATACTCAACATTGTCAACAATGCCATTGAGGCTATGGGGAGCGGCGGCACCATTACGTTCAGAACCCGTTTGGACACTATGGCGGACAGGAGACAGGTGACACTCGATATCTCAGATTCCGGGCCGGGGATACCTGAGGGGGCTTTCCACAATCTGCTTTTACCACCACGTGGCAACACTCGGGACAAGGGGCGGGGGTTCGGTCTTTTTATCTCTCGGGAGATCATTCAGTATCACGGTGGAAGTCTTGAAATAATAAACTCCAAGGGAAACGGTGCGACCGTGCGTCTCAGCCTTCCTGTAGAGAGTTCTCATGGAGAAACTCATGCAGGGTAA
- a CDS encoding CAAX prenyl protease-related protein: MHTRTLAHILPFAVFMSFIAIEGLLPWLDKDGVIALQPESPLYLYPLKTMVVGSLLLYFRKHYHEISIKQIVRPSIAISAILAGIIVFMLWIQMDWLLPFQKPAPGYNPNLIPNDIHRIVLIAFRLAGASIVVPVMEEIFWRSYIARMIINQDFESVPVGTFSWASFLGTVLLFGLEHQFIIAGLMAGAIYHALLCRTKSIAACITAHSVTNLLLGIFVLKSGAWRFW, encoded by the coding sequence ATGCATACGAGAACTCTTGCCCATATACTCCCCTTCGCCGTTTTCATGTCATTCATCGCCATCGAAGGGTTATTGCCTTGGCTCGATAAAGACGGCGTCATTGCCCTCCAACCCGAGAGCCCACTCTACCTCTACCCCCTCAAGACAATGGTTGTGGGCTCATTGCTGCTCTATTTCAGAAAACATTACCATGAAATCAGTATTAAACAAATCGTACGCCCGTCCATAGCCATATCCGCTATACTTGCAGGCATCATTGTTTTCATGCTCTGGATACAAATGGATTGGCTTTTGCCCTTCCAAAAACCGGCTCCAGGATACAATCCCAACCTCATACCCAACGATATCCACAGAATAGTATTGATCGCATTTCGGCTGGCAGGCGCCTCCATTGTAGTGCCGGTCATGGAGGAGATCTTCTGGAGGTCCTACATCGCACGGATGATCATAAATCAGGATTTTGAATCGGTACCGGTGGGGACATTCTCGTGGGCATCATTTCTGGGGACGGTTCTGCTGTTTGGGCTTGAGCACCAGTTCATCATCGCCGGCTTGATGGCCGGCGCCATCTACCATGCTCTTCTATGCAGAACCAAAAGCATAGCTGCGTGTATTACCGCCCACAGCGTGACCAATCTGCTCTTGGGAATCTTTGTCCTCAAGTCCGGAGCCTGGCGCTTCTGGTAG
- a CDS encoding PEP-CTERM/exosortase system-associated acyltransferase, with the protein MTGRLSRLSPEPGLVDYFNLLYSVIPAETDELVKETFRLRYQVYCIENEFEPPSETSQQMETDEFDKNSVHSIIKYNKTGHSIGSVRMVLPNERDHTRSFPIQKICSHSIFTDRKLFSLYRPIEISRFCLSKELRTMAKPCKHMCVQLTSTRAPFSPSLLNQHGPILGLIRGLVQMSSENHVTHWFAIMEPSLIRLLAKLAIYFKPVGSLINYHGMRQPCYIELSELLRRVFSEQPLVWEVLTNKGQFDLNLTNYNESLSGSNLNKISRY; encoded by the coding sequence ATGACAGGAAGACTTTCAAGGCTCTCTCCCGAACCGGGGCTCGTCGATTACTTCAACCTTCTCTATTCAGTCATACCAGCTGAAACCGATGAACTCGTGAAGGAAACATTTCGTCTCAGGTATCAGGTTTACTGCATCGAAAACGAGTTTGAACCTCCTTCCGAAACTTCACAGCAAATGGAAACCGACGAATTCGATAAGAACTCGGTGCACTCCATCATTAAATACAACAAAACAGGGCACTCTATCGGTTCTGTCAGAATGGTTTTGCCGAATGAACGGGATCACACCCGCAGCTTCCCCATCCAGAAGATATGCAGCCACTCGATATTCACCGACAGAAAACTGTTCTCCCTTTACAGACCTATCGAAATATCACGGTTCTGTCTCTCTAAAGAACTGCGGACGATGGCAAAGCCATGCAAACATATGTGCGTTCAACTGACATCCACAAGAGCCCCCTTTTCACCATCCTTGCTTAATCAGCATGGGCCAATACTTGGACTGATCAGAGGGCTTGTCCAGATGAGTAGCGAAAATCATGTTACCCATTGGTTCGCCATTATGGAACCGTCACTTATCAGGTTACTGGCTAAGCTCGCGATATATTTCAAACCTGTAGGATCCCTCATCAACTATCATGGCATGAGACAACCGTGCTATATAGAACTGTCAGAGTTATTGCGGAGGGTCTTTTCCGAGCAGCCACTGGTGTGGGAGGTATTGACCAACAAGGGGCAGTTTGACCTGAATCTCACCAACTACAATGAAAGCCTTTCTGGTTCCAATCTGAATAAAATATCACGATACTGA
- a CDS encoding PEP-CTERM/exosortase system-associated acyltransferase: MIPFTFECVDKTSNKYDETMEEVYRLRFKVYCEEWRFEDPKDYPDGMERNEYDDFSEHFIIRCTEDESIVGTARIILPNALGYPMIQHCEIVSEMHEHALRGVENVKIGEVSRLAISKEYRKRIEDDALVGYDATLPSGAGVVHDLRKCNYVHEFYKFLLLSSVNMGLSHWYVAMKRGLYILLKRVGMIYHPVGPEVDYHGLRTPYLGNLQELRLGMERKDPDCFKFIESNML; encoded by the coding sequence ATGATTCCATTTACCTTCGAATGTGTTGACAAAACTTCCAACAAATATGATGAAACGATGGAAGAGGTTTATAGATTGCGCTTCAAAGTGTATTGCGAAGAATGGAGATTCGAGGATCCCAAGGATTATCCTGACGGCATGGAGCGCAATGAATATGACGACTTTTCAGAACACTTCATCATCAGGTGCACTGAAGATGAGTCCATCGTGGGTACCGCTCGCATTATCCTTCCCAATGCACTGGGCTATCCCATGATTCAGCACTGTGAAATTGTTTCTGAAATGCATGAGCACGCGTTACGGGGTGTTGAAAATGTGAAGATTGGCGAGGTTTCGCGCCTAGCTATCAGCAAAGAGTATCGAAAGAGGATTGAAGACGACGCTCTCGTAGGATATGACGCAACGTTGCCATCTGGAGCAGGTGTCGTTCACGATCTGCGGAAGTGCAATTATGTACATGAGTTTTATAAATTTCTTTTGTTGAGCAGTGTGAATATGGGGTTATCTCATTGGTATGTTGCGATGAAGAGGGGATTATACATACTTTTGAAGCGGGTTGGAATGATTTATCATCCGGTTGGTCCAGAGGTCGATTATCATGGGCTCAGGACACCGTATCTTGGTAATTTGCAGGAACTAAGGCTGGGAATGGAGAGAAAAGACCCTGATTGCTTTAAATTCATTGAAAGCAACATGCTGTGA
- a CDS encoding 2-oxo acid dehydrogenase subunit E2, whose amino-acid sequence MNTSENKFSILSSNRIVKAFWTLNDEMKPAYKVTFVREIDASAMDRLRQNILRQTSVKPSYTAFVIKAAAMALQEHPYANRALLGFSFWKRFVQFNRFDITVAVERNVPNAESVVLAATILECDKKSLADLTCELVELSNATEDSNPRWRLFYSLLSKVPVFFSKWLIRLPRLFPSMWATHRGGACFVNSPAKYGIDFFIGDMLWPLTVTFGWVKERPIAIDGRVEARRTVPLGLIFDRRIMAGAPAARFFTRIAYILEHADEEIIM is encoded by the coding sequence ATGAATACTTCAGAAAATAAATTCTCCATACTATCTTCAAATCGGATTGTAAAAGCATTTTGGACTCTCAATGACGAGATGAAGCCTGCCTATAAGGTAACCTTTGTGCGGGAGATTGATGCTTCAGCAATGGATAGACTTCGCCAGAACATTTTAAGGCAGACTTCCGTCAAGCCTTCATATACGGCATTCGTGATCAAGGCAGCTGCAATGGCTCTCCAGGAACATCCTTATGCAAACCGGGCTCTTCTCGGGTTTTCGTTCTGGAAGCGATTTGTCCAATTTAACCGGTTTGATATTACTGTAGCTGTTGAGCGCAACGTCCCAAATGCCGAATCTGTTGTTTTGGCAGCTACTATTCTGGAATGTGATAAAAAATCCCTTGCCGACCTCACGTGCGAGTTGGTAGAGTTATCTAATGCAACGGAAGATTCCAATCCTCGGTGGCGGCTTTTTTATTCACTTCTTAGTAAGGTTCCCGTTTTTTTTAGTAAGTGGCTCATCCGTTTGCCACGCCTTTTCCCAAGTATGTGGGCAACACATAGGGGCGGGGCCTGTTTTGTTAATTCTCCTGCCAAATATGGGATCGATTTTTTCATTGGAGACATGTTGTGGCCCCTTACGGTAACCTTTGGATGGGTCAAGGAGCGGCCGATTGCGATTGATGGGCGTGTCGAGGCCCGCAGGACTGTTCCGCTTGGTTTGATTTTCGACCGGCGGATCATGGCAGGAGCTCCAGCGGCACGGTTCTTTACGAGAATCGCCTACATTCTGGAACATGCTGACGAAGAAATTATCATGTAG
- a CDS encoding glycosyltransferase codes for MRILAFPYTHTLSHLSRVLAVALELRRMGHEVVFAGESAKVSFVSQQGFDVVPIHEPDPEMLFGNIRSGKLRFVEDAELLQMLTADIEVIRSLKPDLVLSDGRFSAPLSTHLTNVRHAAIVNASSTEYRALPYVPFFDWMPPWLISRDAMIWKALVRLNLFLEMKLFDNVMKVFKRLSRELNTNRTVTATNCLTGKDITLLADIPEYFPSRNLPASYHYVGPLTWKSVLAPPAWWPLDIPSSPLVYVTMGTTGVSEFFSKLGPSLSTSFFSSIVTTGGQSSELKPMPGKVYVESYLDGDLVMERSDVVICHGGNGTIYQALSHGKPVIGIPTIPDQKFNMRRVEAMGFGKSLDLKQFLEKPSLLADTVKQVLSDHSFRNSAQKIQAVLKSYNAATTSAKILIDSIL; via the coding sequence ATGCGAATTCTTGCCTTCCCCTATACTCATACACTGTCTCATCTCAGCCGCGTTCTGGCAGTCGCTCTTGAGTTACGAAGGATGGGCCATGAGGTAGTTTTTGCCGGCGAGAGCGCCAAGGTTTCATTTGTATCGCAGCAGGGCTTCGATGTGGTACCCATTCATGAACCTGATCCTGAGATGCTTTTTGGCAACATTCGTTCCGGTAAGCTTCGATTTGTTGAAGATGCCGAACTGTTGCAAATGCTGACGGCAGATATAGAGGTAATTAGGTCCTTGAAACCTGATTTGGTGCTTTCAGACGGTAGATTCAGTGCGCCCTTGTCTACTCATCTGACCAATGTCAGGCACGCTGCTATTGTGAATGCTTCATCAACGGAGTACCGAGCACTCCCCTATGTGCCTTTTTTTGATTGGATGCCCCCCTGGCTGATTAGTCGCGATGCGATGATCTGGAAAGCATTGGTCCGGCTGAATCTTTTTCTCGAAATGAAGTTGTTTGACAATGTTATGAAGGTATTCAAGAGGTTAAGCCGGGAATTGAACACAAACCGAACTGTTACGGCGACAAATTGCCTTACTGGAAAGGATATAACACTCCTTGCGGATATTCCGGAGTATTTCCCATCGCGTAATCTGCCGGCTTCTTATCATTATGTGGGACCATTAACCTGGAAAAGTGTTCTTGCTCCCCCGGCATGGTGGCCGCTTGATATTCCTTCATCTCCGCTGGTTTATGTGACAATGGGCACAACGGGAGTTTCCGAATTTTTTTCAAAACTTGGCCCAAGTCTCTCTACATCTTTTTTTTCGTCAATTGTAACCACTGGTGGCCAATCATCAGAGCTCAAGCCGATGCCAGGAAAGGTTTATGTGGAAAGTTACCTCGATGGCGATCTGGTCATGGAGCGTAGTGATGTTGTAATTTGTCATGGAGGCAATGGCACCATATACCAGGCTCTTTCTCACGGCAAGCCAGTGATCGGCATTCCAACCATACCTGATCAAAAATTCAATATGCGCCGTGTTGAGGCAATGGGATTTGGAAAGTCACTTGACTTAAAACAATTTTTGGAAAAGCCATCATTGCTTGCTGACACGGTTAAACAAGTACTGTCTGATCATTCGTTCCGAAATAGTGCCCAAAAAATTCAAGCTGTCCTGAAATCTTATAATGCTGCAACCACCAGCGCCAAAATTCTCATTGATAGCATTTTATAG
- a CDS encoding PEP-CTERM sorting domain-containing protein (PEP-CTERM proteins occur, often in large numbers, in the proteomes of bacteria that also encode an exosortase, a predicted intramembrane cysteine proteinase. The presence of a PEP-CTERM domain at a protein's C-terminus predicts cleavage within the sorting domain, followed by covalent anchoring to some some component of the (usually Gram-negative) cell surface. Many PEP-CTERM proteins exhibit an unusual sequence composition that includes large numbers of potential glycosylation sites. Expression of one such protein has been shown restore the ability of a bacterium to form floc, a type of biofilm.) has protein sequence MKTVKNVAITAALFATCAASNAFAATTTIDFAGVSQPVAQLDWSVGNALGVNAVPLAVTDGTGNPATDPAVNPALQTHFNLYYQAILGNYNNATNKPILGSGLNSTYEITAMIAFGERGYTSAIAGPVPANASFFFDPTLPNYVKFYKSAINASDLAGTGFNDGNEFLSGRVVGVTRSNFSTEANTGLLDQNLGDDWAGQQTIYGTGSTAVTIAVDQINKDEVVITNPLNLDFIIMSLNFNTSNNLPFLQADPSRLFWDVSAGANVVPALGAVNGINGPDIIFQADGNNSFQIAAVPEPSTFALTGLGLLLAGGFMRRRAKK, from the coding sequence ATGAAAACTGTAAAGAACGTAGCCATCACAGCAGCATTGTTTGCTACCTGCGCTGCAAGTAATGCATTTGCTGCAACGACAACCATCGATTTTGCGGGAGTGAGCCAGCCGGTAGCCCAACTCGACTGGTCCGTGGGTAACGCCCTAGGTGTAAATGCTGTACCGCTTGCAGTAACAGATGGTACTGGAAATCCTGCTACCGACCCTGCAGTAAATCCTGCCTTGCAGACACATTTTAATCTTTATTATCAGGCAATACTGGGTAACTATAATAACGCAACCAATAAACCTATTCTTGGTTCCGGCTTGAATTCAACGTACGAAATAACAGCAATGATTGCGTTTGGTGAAAGAGGGTATACAAGTGCCATTGCGGGTCCGGTGCCAGCAAACGCCAGTTTCTTCTTTGACCCAACTTTGCCCAATTATGTAAAATTCTATAAATCTGCCATTAATGCCAGTGACCTCGCTGGAACCGGCTTTAATGACGGCAATGAATTTCTGTCGGGCAGGGTTGTAGGCGTTACTCGGAGCAATTTTAGCACCGAAGCCAACACTGGTCTCCTTGATCAGAATTTAGGTGATGATTGGGCGGGCCAACAAACCATTTATGGTACAGGATCCACCGCTGTCACTATCGCAGTAGATCAGATCAATAAGGATGAGGTTGTTATTACCAATCCCCTTAATTTGGACTTTATTATTATGTCCCTTAATTTCAATACATCGAACAATCTACCCTTCCTGCAAGCTGATCCGTCCAGGCTGTTCTGGGACGTATCCGCAGGGGCTAACGTTGTTCCTGCACTCGGCGCAGTGAATGGTATAAATGGCCCTGATATCATTTTCCAGGCTGACGGCAACAACAGTTTTCAAATTGCCGCTGTTCCCGAACCGTCGACTTTCGCTTTAACCGGGCTTGGGCTTCTGCTTGCAGGTGGTTTCATGCGCCGTAGGGCGAAAAAATAA